The Novosphingobium kaempferiae genome includes a window with the following:
- a CDS encoding PQQ-dependent sugar dehydrogenase, which translates to MALALASCGGGDGGNGGSGGSTNTAPAFSSAAGASVAENATAVVYQATATDAQGDTITFTISGGADASAFTITPGGALSFTTPPNYDLPTDADGNNVYQVTIQASDGKASSTLAVSITVTNDREGIRVTRVGQFEGAVDIASVETPRLDGHPNLLVAFANGTILQMAGADGSMAPYANVTGLNPTSTVTLLGMTRARAIGSRMATYILVREGTQVRVVCVGCLVSPISGYLADVADGSSVAIGTGPDGAAYIAVGDVAGTRAQGGSADRHGKLYRYSLHPDPYGGASVPEDLYLKELIGLGLREPVGIGAIPERLVVSDRGDTMFDEISIIFAKTENNFGWPYFEGTYERAAGGAGLWGLVTPHVVIPRGSGQRQSRGIIGGAFYTGPIAGIRNHYVFADKDGRIWSFPGSKIAGPSFDATSLELRNEDFRPDQGKIDHPVSIKVDNLGDLYILDSDGELFRVENADGGGSIIIISPSP; encoded by the coding sequence ATGGCGCTCGCTCTGGCCTCCTGCGGTGGTGGTGATGGCGGCAACGGCGGGAGCGGCGGCTCCACCAACACCGCCCCGGCCTTTTCCTCCGCCGCAGGCGCGTCCGTCGCCGAGAACGCCACCGCCGTCGTCTACCAGGCCACTGCCACCGACGCGCAGGGCGACACGATCACCTTCACGATCAGCGGCGGCGCCGACGCTTCGGCGTTCACCATCACGCCGGGCGGCGCGCTGAGCTTCACGACGCCACCCAACTACGACCTGCCCACCGACGCCGACGGCAACAACGTCTATCAGGTCACGATCCAGGCCAGCGACGGCAAGGCGAGCAGCACGCTCGCCGTCTCCATCACCGTCACCAACGACCGCGAGGGCATCCGCGTCACGCGCGTCGGCCAGTTCGAAGGCGCAGTCGACATCGCCAGCGTCGAGACGCCTCGCCTCGATGGTCATCCCAACCTGCTGGTAGCTTTTGCGAATGGCACCATCCTGCAGATGGCGGGCGCTGACGGCTCGATGGCGCCATATGCCAACGTAACCGGACTGAACCCCACGAGCACCGTGACGCTGCTGGGTATGACCCGCGCACGCGCGATAGGCTCCCGCATGGCCACGTACATTCTCGTTCGCGAGGGCACGCAAGTCCGTGTCGTCTGCGTGGGCTGCCTCGTCTCCCCCATTTCCGGCTACCTGGCAGACGTGGCCGACGGCAGCAGCGTCGCCATTGGCACCGGCCCCGACGGCGCAGCCTATATCGCGGTAGGCGACGTTGCGGGAACCCGCGCGCAAGGCGGCAGTGCCGACCGTCATGGAAAACTCTACCGCTATTCCCTGCATCCCGATCCCTATGGAGGCGCGTCCGTCCCCGAGGATCTGTATCTCAAGGAACTGATCGGCCTCGGCCTGCGCGAACCCGTCGGGATCGGCGCCATCCCTGAACGCCTTGTCGTGTCGGATCGCGGCGACACGATGTTCGACGAGATTTCGATCATCTTTGCCAAAACCGAAAACAACTTCGGCTGGCCCTATTTCGAAGGAACATATGAGCGCGCTGCGGGCGGTGCAGGACTATGGGGGCTGGTCACGCCTCATGTCGTCATCCCGCGCGGGTCCGGCCAGCGGCAGAGTCGCGGCATCATCGGAGGCGCGTTCTACACCGGGCCGATCGCCGGCATCCGCAACCATTACGTTTTCGCCGACAAGGATGGACGCATCTGGTCGTTCCCCGGATCGAAGATTGCAGGACCGTCGTTCGATGCCACCTCGCTCGAACTGCGCAACGAGGACTTCCGGCCTGACCAGGGCAAGATCGATCACCCGGTCTCAATCAAGGTCGACAACCTGGGCGATCTCTACATCCTCGATTCGGATGGAGAGCTGTTTCGTGTCGAAAATGCCGACGGCGGTGGAAGCATCATCATTATCAGCCCTTCGCCCTGA
- a CDS encoding NADPH-dependent FMN reductase has translation MSKIAVVVGSLRADSFNRQVAEALIKLPAAQGHEFTFADIGSLPLYDQDDDADQADSVKALKALIAGSDGVIFATPEYNRSMPGVLKNAIDHASRPYGQSAWAGKPAGVIGVSVGAIGSALAQQHLRNVLAYLDMPTLGAPEVFLQWKDGLLNEDGTVGAQSAGFLGGWMQAFLNYVAIHS, from the coding sequence ATGTCCAAGATCGCCGTGGTCGTCGGCAGCCTGCGTGCCGATTCCTTCAATCGACAGGTCGCGGAGGCGCTCATCAAGCTGCCCGCCGCGCAGGGCCATGAATTCACCTTTGCCGATATCGGTTCGCTGCCGCTCTACGATCAGGACGACGACGCGGATCAGGCGGACAGCGTCAAGGCGCTGAAAGCGCTGATCGCGGGCTCGGACGGGGTGATCTTCGCGACGCCGGAATACAACCGCTCGATGCCGGGCGTGCTCAAGAACGCCATCGACCACGCCTCCCGCCCCTATGGGCAGAGCGCATGGGCCGGAAAGCCTGCGGGCGTCATCGGCGTGTCGGTGGGCGCGATCGGGTCGGCGCTGGCACAGCAGCACTTGCGCAACGTGCTGGCCTATCTCGACATGCCGACGCTGGGCGCGCCCGAGGTGTTCCTGCAGTGGAAGGACGGGCTGCTGAACGAGGACGGCACCGTGGGCGCGCAGTCAGCCGGCTTCCTCGGCGGCTGGATGCAGGCTTTCCTGAACTACGTCGCAATTCACAGCTGA
- a CDS encoding usg protein: MVGQREASSDFHATPDFLRQIEGYGLTTVEIHYFLPDHPRLLQLFAFQQYDVAPRFPALRGFLDYWTREIEGPLHSVRIAHNHLIGPQEWRAVDGIISIH, from the coding sequence ATGGTCGGTCAACGGGAAGCATCATCCGATTTCCACGCAACGCCTGACTTTCTCAGGCAGATCGAAGGCTACGGCCTGACGACGGTGGAAATACATTACTTCCTGCCCGACCATCCCCGATTGCTCCAGTTGTTCGCCTTTCAGCAGTATGACGTCGCCCCGCGCTTTCCGGCGCTGCGCGGCTTCCTCGACTACTGGACGCGCGAGATCGAGGGGCCGCTGCATTCGGTCCGGATCGCGCACAACCACCTGATCGGCCCGCAGGAATGGCGGGCGGTGGACGGGATCATCTCTATCCATTGA
- a CDS encoding nuclear transport factor 2 family protein, which yields MDLTELADRHAIHQVLLRYARGLDRLDNALARSCYWDDAIEDHGHFVGTPDDFIRWADGTTLMFEATQHAILNHVCDLAGDEAFCETYYHFSGVTAEGPNFMSTGRYVDHFRKQGGEWRIANRVTVVEGTYDVPKAGRAPSSASAYSTEEPCQASRDRSDVSYHRPPVPRRPG from the coding sequence ATGGACCTGACCGAACTCGCCGACCGCCACGCCATCCATCAGGTGCTGCTGCGCTACGCGCGCGGACTGGACCGGCTGGACAACGCGCTTGCTCGGTCGTGCTACTGGGACGACGCGATCGAGGACCACGGCCATTTCGTCGGCACGCCCGACGACTTCATCCGCTGGGCCGACGGCACCACGCTGATGTTCGAGGCGACGCAGCACGCCATCCTCAACCACGTCTGCGACTTGGCTGGCGACGAGGCGTTCTGCGAGACGTACTACCACTTTTCCGGCGTGACGGCCGAGGGGCCGAACTTCATGTCCACCGGGCGCTACGTCGATCATTTCCGCAAGCAGGGCGGTGAATGGCGCATCGCCAACCGCGTCACTGTGGTGGAGGGAACCTACGACGTGCCCAAGGCTGGCCGCGCGCCGTCGAGCGCCAGCGCCTATTCGACGGAGGAACCGTGTCAGGCGAGCCGGGATCGGAGCGACGTCAGCTATCACCGCCCGCCTGTGCCGAGGCGGCCGGGGTGA
- a CDS encoding alpha/beta fold hydrolase, with protein sequence MSKIDVNGLSLDYELIGDAAAPPLVLTPGGRYARDTAGVPELGAKLAEGGYRVLLWDRPGCGASDIAFTAPSESVMNCEALVGLVEALELRDVTLVGGSAGSRITLMAAARMPQNVRKIAIWWISGGPVGLAGLAWFYCGDQIAAASKGGMEAVVQLPSWADQIARNPKIRETLLAQDADTYIATMQRWGKAFAYSDASPVPGMTEADLAKLTMPVLTFRSGHSDMAHTRETSEWVHRLLPNSTLAEPPWGDQEWNYVSTFPVDPASRRGRFERWPLIAPMVLDWLRG encoded by the coding sequence ATGTCGAAGATCGACGTAAACGGCCTTTCGCTCGACTACGAGCTGATCGGCGACGCCGCCGCGCCGCCGCTGGTGCTGACCCCCGGCGGTCGCTACGCGCGCGACACCGCCGGCGTGCCCGAACTGGGCGCAAAGCTGGCAGAGGGCGGCTACCGCGTGCTGCTGTGGGACCGCCCGGGCTGCGGCGCGTCCGACATCGCCTTCACCGCGCCCAGCGAATCGGTGATGAACTGCGAGGCGCTGGTCGGGCTGGTCGAGGCGCTGGAACTGCGGGACGTGACGCTGGTGGGCGGATCGGCGGGATCGCGGATCACCCTGATGGCGGCGGCGCGGATGCCGCAGAACGTCAGGAAGATCGCGATCTGGTGGATCAGCGGCGGGCCGGTGGGTCTCGCGGGCCTCGCGTGGTTCTACTGCGGAGACCAGATCGCGGCGGCCAGCAAGGGCGGCATGGAGGCGGTCGTCCAGTTGCCTAGCTGGGCCGACCAGATCGCCCGCAATCCGAAGATCCGCGAGACCTTGCTGGCGCAGGACGCGGACACCTACATCGCCACCATGCAACGCTGGGGCAAGGCCTTCGCCTATTCGGACGCCTCCCCGGTTCCGGGCATGACCGAGGCGGACTTGGCCAAGCTGACGATGCCGGTGCTGACCTTCCGTTCCGGCCACAGCGACATGGCCCACACCCGCGAAACGTCGGAATGGGTCCATCGCCTGCTGCCCAATTCGACGCTGGCCGAGCCGCCGTGGGGCGATCAGGAATGGAATTACGTCTCCACCTTCCCGGTCGATCCCGCCAGTCGCCGGGGCCGGTTCGAGCGCTGGCCGCTCATCGCGCCGATGGTGCTCGACTGGCTGAGGGGCTGA
- a CDS encoding TauD/TfdA dioxygenase family protein yields the protein MPSFTTGPLQEGLPFGVRIRGLTLAALQDKATRDDIDALFVRHGMIVFEEVEQTDEMQLAISSCFGPLKEHPVKGVGLVDKDRLPGVIEIRSRRGKGIVEVDGRRVSHWLPWHFDHCYNDELNRAGVLRSVERVEEGGITGFLDGVALYEAFPEDLRQRIEGTEVAYRLETQYDDLRFGRPAEYRMIEPKPMPAGFADQVAAMPRAIHPAVWTRATGEKVLHVSAYMAQGLVGDETPEGDALLEDVCQEINRLGGQCSYHHKWSEGDMAIWDNLRMLHCVSGNDPEQERLMYRTTIAGDYGLGRWESEPKAAVGADAMA from the coding sequence GTGCCGTCATTCACTACTGGACCATTGCAGGAGGGGCTGCCGTTCGGCGTGCGCATCCGCGGGCTGACGCTCGCCGCGCTGCAGGACAAGGCGACGCGCGACGACATCGACGCGCTGTTCGTGCGGCACGGCATGATCGTGTTCGAGGAGGTCGAGCAGACCGACGAGATGCAACTGGCGATCTCCAGCTGCTTCGGGCCGCTCAAGGAGCATCCGGTCAAGGGCGTCGGCCTTGTCGACAAGGACCGGCTGCCCGGCGTGATCGAGATCCGCAGTCGCCGGGGCAAGGGCATCGTCGAAGTCGACGGGCGGCGCGTCTCGCACTGGCTGCCGTGGCATTTCGACCATTGCTACAACGACGAACTCAACCGCGCGGGCGTGCTGCGCTCGGTCGAGCGGGTGGAGGAGGGCGGCATTACCGGCTTCCTCGACGGCGTGGCGCTGTACGAGGCGTTCCCCGAGGACTTGCGGCAGCGGATCGAAGGCACCGAGGTCGCCTATCGGCTGGAGACGCAGTACGACGACCTGCGCTTCGGCCGTCCCGCCGAATACCGCATGATCGAGCCCAAGCCGATGCCCGCAGGCTTCGCCGATCAGGTCGCCGCGATGCCGCGCGCCATCCACCCCGCCGTCTGGACCCGCGCCACCGGCGAGAAGGTGCTCCACGTCTCCGCCTACATGGCGCAGGGGCTGGTGGGCGACGAGACGCCCGAGGGCGATGCGCTGCTGGAAGACGTGTGCCAGGAGATCAACCGCCTCGGCGGGCAGTGTTCCTACCATCACAAGTGGAGCGAGGGCGACATGGCGATCTGGGACAACCTGCGCATGCTCCACTGCGTTTCGGGCAACGATCCCGAGCAGGAGCGCCTGATGTACCGCACCACCATCGCCGGGGACTATGGCCTCGGCCGCTGGGAGAGCGAGCCGAAGGCGGCAGTCGGGGCGGATGCGATGGCGTGA
- a CDS encoding YqaA family protein: MLRRLYEWTMAKAAHRHAEWWLAAFAFMEASFFPVPPHPLLGLMCLAEPKKAIRFAVIATLASVAGGLLGYGIGHFAYEAFGEAMLRALGLADSFPKAACYLRDYGAEIIIVKGATPIPFKLLTITAGFIGMNLLVFIGASIVSRSISFMIVGVLFRLFGAPIKAVIDKHLGKVTAAFAVLVVAGFLAIAFLGGGAKDTTEKCASAVAAKTV; the protein is encoded by the coding sequence ATGCTGCGCCGCCTCTACGAATGGACCATGGCCAAGGCCGCGCACCGCCATGCCGAATGGTGGCTGGCGGCCTTCGCCTTCATGGAGGCGAGCTTCTTCCCGGTGCCGCCGCACCCGCTGCTGGGCCTGATGTGCCTGGCCGAGCCGAAGAAGGCGATTCGCTTCGCCGTGATCGCCACGCTGGCCTCGGTCGCGGGCGGGCTGCTCGGCTACGGCATCGGCCACTTCGCCTACGAGGCGTTCGGAGAGGCGATGCTGCGCGCGCTGGGGCTGGCGGACAGCTTCCCCAAGGCGGCGTGCTACCTGCGCGATTACGGCGCGGAGATCATCATCGTGAAGGGCGCGACGCCGATCCCGTTCAAGCTGCTGACGATCACCGCGGGCTTCATCGGCATGAACCTGCTGGTGTTCATCGGCGCTTCGATCGTCTCGCGCTCGATCAGCTTCATGATCGTGGGTGTGCTGTTCCGCCTGTTCGGCGCGCCGATCAAGGCGGTGATCGACAAGCATCTGGGCAAGGTCACCGCCGCTTTCGCCGTCCTCGTCGTCGCCGGGTTCCTCGCCATCGCCTTCCTCGGCGGCGGCGCGAAGGACACCACGGAGAAGTGCGCCTCGGCTGTGGCGGCAAAAACCGTCTGA
- a CDS encoding DNA-packaging protein has protein sequence MREPGHLDWLPEASTDEIEDYLHELPREHRREWPWDWRVWARPAQLPPAGDWRIWLVMAGRGFGKTRAGAEWVSALAEGNPDARIALVGANLGEARSVMVEGESGLLSIGAPWRRPVFEPSLRRLTWSGGAQATLYSAAEPEALRGPQHSHAWCDEIAKWDNASGRAVAAWDNLMMGLRLGTDPRVLASTTPRAVPLLTRLLGEDRVAVTKGSTFDNSANLPDRFVETMRATYGGTLLGRQELDGEMIADIEGALWTRALLESCREDAAPDMVRVVVAVDPPASAGGDACGIVVAGLAADGTAHVLADASIANAGPERWARTVAATAEAWQADRVVAEANQGGAMVGAVLRAAQLSLPLRLVHASRGKTARAEPVAALYEAGRVRHTGTFPALEDELCGLVAGGSYQGPGRSPDRADALVWALTELMLGKAAEPRVRIT, from the coding sequence GTGCGTGAACCCGGCCACCTCGACTGGCTGCCCGAGGCCAGCACGGACGAGATCGAGGATTACCTCCACGAACTGCCGCGCGAACACCGCCGCGAATGGCCGTGGGACTGGCGCGTCTGGGCCCGCCCCGCGCAGCTGCCCCCCGCCGGCGACTGGCGCATCTGGCTGGTCATGGCCGGGCGCGGCTTCGGCAAGACCCGCGCCGGGGCCGAATGGGTCAGCGCGCTGGCCGAAGGCAACCCCGATGCCCGCATCGCCCTTGTCGGCGCCAATCTGGGAGAGGCCCGTTCGGTCATGGTCGAAGGCGAATCCGGACTGCTCTCCATCGGCGCGCCGTGGCGCAGGCCGGTGTTCGAGCCTTCGCTGCGACGCCTTACATGGTCGGGCGGCGCGCAGGCCACGCTCTATTCCGCCGCCGAACCCGAAGCCCTGCGCGGTCCGCAGCACAGCCATGCCTGGTGCGACGAGATCGCCAAGTGGGACAATGCATCGGGCCGCGCCGTGGCGGCATGGGACAACCTGATGATGGGCCTGCGCCTCGGCACGGACCCGCGCGTGCTGGCCAGCACCACGCCGCGCGCCGTGCCGCTGCTTACCCGCCTGCTGGGCGAGGACAGGGTTGCGGTGACGAAGGGCAGCACTTTCGACAACTCCGCCAACCTGCCCGACCGCTTCGTCGAGACGATGCGCGCCACCTATGGCGGCACCCTGCTGGGCCGTCAGGAACTGGACGGAGAGATGATCGCCGACATCGAAGGCGCGCTCTGGACCCGCGCCCTGCTCGAATCCTGCCGCGAGGATGCCGCGCCAGATATGGTCCGCGTCGTCGTCGCCGTCGATCCGCCCGCCTCCGCCGGAGGTGACGCCTGCGGCATCGTCGTCGCCGGACTCGCCGCCGACGGGACCGCCCACGTCCTCGCCGACGCCTCGATAGCGAACGCCGGGCCGGAACGCTGGGCGCGCACGGTCGCCGCGACCGCCGAGGCATGGCAGGCCGATCGCGTCGTCGCCGAAGCCAATCAGGGCGGCGCGATGGTCGGCGCGGTCCTGCGCGCGGCGCAACTCTCGCTGCCGCTCAGGCTGGTCCACGCCAGTCGCGGCAAGACCGCCCGCGCCGAACCCGTCGCCGCGCTCTACGAAGCAGGCCGCGTGCGCCACACCGGGACATTCCCGGCGCTGGAGGACGAACTGTGCGGGCTTGTTGCGGGAGGCTCCTACCAGGGGCCGGGCCGCTCGCCGGATCGCGCCGATGCGCTGGTCTGGGCGCTGACCGAACTGATGCTCGGCAAGGCGGCGGAGCCGAGAGTGCGGATTACGTAA
- a CDS encoding phage portal protein: MSFIESLAAAFKGASSRAPLARGTASPWFFADPTGGGRTPFEYNTAVRRAYLENPVAQRAVRLVAEGIGGAPLKSVDPKLAALVADTSAGQSLLETLASHLLLHGNAYVQVMKDARGAPVELFALRPERVSVVAGEDGWPAAYAYEVAGRRLSIPVLDEDASPNVIHIRHFHPSDDHYGAGCLTAADEAIATHNAASAWNRQLLENAARPSGALVYEGADGSTLTGDQFDRLKAELTSAYAGSGNAGRPMLLEGGLTWQAMAMTPADMDFATLKAAAARDIGLAFGVPPMLLGLPGDATYNNYREANRALWRLTLLPLAAKIFAALGEGLAPWFPEAVLAIDLDRVPALAEDRERLWAQVSAADFLEPAEKRALLGFDMENKS, from the coding sequence GTGTCCTTCATCGAATCGCTCGCCGCCGCCTTCAAGGGCGCTAGCAGCCGCGCGCCGCTGGCTCGCGGGACTGCATCGCCATGGTTCTTTGCGGACCCCACTGGCGGCGGGCGTACCCCCTTCGAATACAACACCGCCGTTCGCCGCGCGTACCTCGAAAACCCCGTCGCCCAGCGTGCGGTGCGCCTTGTCGCCGAGGGCATCGGCGGTGCGCCGCTGAAATCGGTCGATCCGAAGCTGGCCGCGCTCGTCGCCGATACCAGCGCCGGGCAGTCGCTGCTGGAAACGCTGGCATCGCACCTGCTGCTGCACGGCAATGCCTATGTGCAGGTCATGAAGGATGCGCGCGGGGCTCCGGTGGAGCTGTTCGCGCTGCGGCCCGAGCGGGTCAGCGTGGTGGCGGGCGAGGACGGCTGGCCTGCCGCCTATGCCTACGAGGTCGCGGGGCGGCGGCTGTCGATCCCGGTGCTGGACGAGGACGCCTCGCCCAACGTGATCCACATCCGCCACTTCCACCCCTCGGACGACCACTACGGCGCCGGGTGCCTGACCGCTGCCGACGAGGCGATCGCCACGCACAACGCCGCTTCGGCGTGGAACCGGCAACTGCTGGAGAACGCCGCGCGGCCTTCCGGCGCGCTGGTCTACGAAGGGGCTGACGGTTCGACGCTGACCGGCGACCAGTTCGACCGGCTCAAGGCCGAACTGACGAGCGCCTATGCCGGTTCGGGTAATGCCGGGCGGCCAATGCTGCTGGAGGGCGGCCTGACCTGGCAGGCGATGGCGATGACCCCCGCCGACATGGACTTCGCGACGCTGAAAGCCGCCGCTGCGCGCGATATCGGGCTGGCCTTCGGGGTGCCGCCGATGCTGCTCGGCCTGCCGGGCGACGCGACCTACAACAATTACCGCGAGGCCAACCGCGCGCTGTGGCGGCTCACCCTGTTGCCGCTGGCCGCCAAGATCTTCGCCGCACTGGGCGAGGGGCTGGCGCCGTGGTTCCCCGAAGCCGTGCTCGCCATCGACCTCGACCGCGTGCCCGCGCTGGCCGAGGACCGCGAGCGTCTCTGGGCGCAAGTCAGCGCCGCCGACTTCCTGGAACCCGCCGAAAAGCGCGCGCTTCTGGGATTTGATATGGAGAACAAATCATGA
- a CDS encoding DUF6127 family protein: MNSNDMLAGLLAQAASEGGDLVTLRAVVEEAAELGARRMLARIGLDDATAPQDVGELRELLQAWRDAKASARRTVMGWVMRGMLALLLLGLTVRCGATELLR, translated from the coding sequence ATGAACTCCAATGACATGCTGGCCGGCCTGCTTGCGCAGGCGGCGTCGGAGGGCGGCGACCTCGTCACCCTGCGCGCCGTGGTCGAGGAAGCCGCCGAACTGGGCGCGCGCCGGATGCTCGCCCGCATCGGCCTCGACGACGCCACCGCGCCGCAGGACGTGGGCGAACTGCGCGAACTGCTGCAGGCCTGGCGCGACGCCAAGGCCAGCGCGCGGCGCACGGTGATGGGCTGGGTCATGCGCGGGATGCTGGCGCTGCTGCTGCTCGGCCTGACGGTGCGCTGCGGCGCGACGGAGTTGCTGCGATGA
- a CDS encoding HK97 family phage prohead protease, translating to MSLRFAGYAALFGKPDAGRDVIRAGAFARSLAERRDPLPLFWQHRADLRIGWVETAAEDARGLRVVATIDNPAGAAGLALKRGTVTGLSFGYRARASHRTEAGRELLDLDLFEVSLVTHPMQHDARVHLVA from the coding sequence ATGAGCCTGCGTTTCGCCGGTTACGCCGCTCTGTTCGGCAAGCCCGACGCCGGGCGCGACGTGATCCGCGCCGGGGCCTTCGCCCGCTCCCTCGCCGAACGGCGCGATCCGCTCCCGCTGTTCTGGCAGCACCGCGCGGACCTGCGCATCGGCTGGGTCGAGACCGCCGCCGAGGACGCGCGCGGCCTGCGTGTGGTGGCGACCATCGACAACCCCGCAGGCGCGGCGGGCCTCGCCCTGAAGCGCGGGACGGTCACCGGCCTCTCCTTCGGCTACCGCGCCCGCGCCAGCCATCGGACCGAGGCGGGCCGCGAACTGCTCGATCTCGACCTGTTCGAGGTCAGCCTCGTCACCCACCCGATGCAGCACGACGCGCGAGTGCATCTGGTCGCCTGA
- a CDS encoding phage major capsid protein, with protein MESATPVEAIDASFDLVARQDATDAAVTALRGDVDDVKARLDRVSRAASRPVIDGAGAAPSIEVKSFVQGYLRAGRETELKSLSGAVAADGGYAVPREIDALISARLKAISPIRAIAQVVQTGSAGYRKLITTGGTASGWVSETGARAETATPSFAEIAPPAGELYANPAASQAMLDDAAFDVQSWLADEIAMEFARAEGAAFVTGTGTNQPRGFLTGTTSTAADGARAFGTLQHIVSANASGFDASPELKLIDLVHALKAGHRQGASWVMNSKTLAQVRKLKAADGSFLWQPGLLEGQPNRLLGYPVVEAEDMPDIAAGALPIAFGNFRAGYLIAERTATSILRDPFTNKPFVHFYATKRIGGQVLDSDAIKLLKIST; from the coding sequence ATGGAATCCGCAACTCCCGTCGAGGCGATCGACGCCTCGTTCGATCTGGTCGCGCGTCAGGACGCGACCGATGCCGCCGTCACCGCGCTGCGCGGCGACGTCGACGACGTGAAGGCCCGCCTCGACCGCGTGTCGCGCGCCGCTTCCCGCCCGGTCATCGACGGCGCGGGCGCTGCGCCTAGCATCGAGGTGAAGAGCTTCGTGCAGGGCTACCTGCGCGCCGGTCGCGAGACGGAGCTGAAGTCGCTCTCCGGCGCGGTGGCGGCGGACGGCGGCTATGCCGTCCCGCGAGAGATCGACGCGCTGATCTCGGCCCGGCTGAAGGCCATCAGCCCGATCCGCGCGATCGCGCAGGTCGTGCAGACCGGCTCGGCGGGCTACCGCAAGCTCATCACCACCGGCGGCACCGCCTCGGGGTGGGTGAGCGAGACCGGCGCCCGCGCCGAGACCGCGACGCCCAGCTTCGCCGAGATCGCGCCCCCGGCGGGCGAACTCTATGCCAACCCGGCGGCGAGCCAGGCCATGCTCGACGATGCTGCCTTCGACGTGCAGTCGTGGCTGGCGGACGAGATCGCGATGGAATTCGCCCGCGCGGAAGGCGCCGCCTTCGTCACCGGCACCGGCACCAACCAGCCGCGCGGCTTCCTGACCGGCACGACCAGCACGGCGGCTGACGGCGCCCGCGCGTTCGGCACGCTGCAGCACATCGTCTCGGCCAACGCCAGCGGCTTCGACGCCTCGCCGGAACTGAAGCTGATCGACCTCGTCCATGCGCTCAAGGCCGGGCACCGCCAGGGCGCGAGCTGGGTGATGAATTCGAAGACGCTGGCGCAGGTGCGCAAGCTCAAGGCGGCGGACGGCTCGTTCCTGTGGCAGCCGGGCCTGCTCGAAGGCCAGCCCAACCGCCTGCTCGGCTACCCGGTGGTCGAGGCCGAGGACATGCCGGACATCGCGGCGGGCGCGCTGCCGATCGCTTTCGGCAACTTCCGCGCGGGCTACCTCATCGCCGAGCGCACCGCGACCTCGATCCTGCGCGATCCGTTCACCAACAAGCCCTTCGTCCACTTCTACGCGACCAAGCGCATCGGCGGGCAGGTGCTCGATTCCGACGCGATCAAGCTGCTCAAGATCTCGACCTGA
- a CDS encoding head-tail connector protein, whose product MNRVILSPAALPSPALAELKQWLGIAIGGDDAALTALLGASLDTCEAFTGTLPIEAECEEMLPPCAGWHPLSTRPVLAISAVEAVAADGTRTPLAPGSWEADLGADGTGRVRLPLNDGRARVAVRFTAGYAPEWDALPESLRHGVVRLAAHQHRERETSGAAPLPPASVAALWRPWRRMRLA is encoded by the coding sequence ATGAACCGGGTCATCCTATCGCCGGCCGCGCTGCCGTCCCCGGCGCTGGCCGAACTCAAGCAGTGGCTCGGCATCGCCATCGGCGGCGACGATGCGGCGCTGACCGCACTGCTCGGCGCCTCGCTCGACACCTGCGAGGCGTTCACCGGCACCCTGCCCATCGAGGCCGAGTGCGAGGAGATGCTGCCGCCCTGCGCGGGCTGGCACCCCCTCTCGACCCGTCCGGTGCTCGCGATCTCCGCCGTCGAGGCCGTCGCTGCGGACGGCACCCGCACCCCGCTCGCGCCCGGCAGCTGGGAAGCGGATCTCGGCGCCGACGGCACCGGCCGCGTCCGCCTGCCGCTCAACGACGGCCGCGCCCGCGTCGCAGTGCGTTTCACCGCCGGTTACGCGCCGGAATGGGACGCCCTGCCCGAATCGCTGCGCCACGGCGTCGTCCGCCTCGCCGCGCACCAACACCGCGAGCGCGAGACTTCGGGCGCGGCCCCGCTGCCCCCCGCCTCGGTCGCGGCGCTGTGGCGGCCCTGGCGCCGGATGCGCCTCGCGTGA
- a CDS encoding DUF3168 domain-containing protein → MEIALRAALIAWLAADATLAAGLNAVVEEAPSRTSLPWLAIASSASTDWSCKTATGREVRVALELHCRGDAPDTAANLVSAIEARVVSLPREQAGFDIATTQFLRARAEQRADNRRAILLEYRFRLLAD, encoded by the coding sequence ATGGAAATCGCCCTTCGCGCCGCCCTGATCGCCTGGCTCGCCGCCGACGCGACGCTCGCCGCGGGCCTCAACGCCGTGGTCGAGGAAGCGCCCTCGCGCACCAGCCTGCCCTGGCTCGCCATCGCATCAAGCGCCAGCACCGACTGGAGCTGCAAGACCGCCACCGGGCGCGAGGTGCGCGTGGCGCTGGAACTCCACTGCCGGGGCGACGCGCCCGACACCGCAGCGAACCTCGTATCCGCCATCGAGGCACGGGTGGTCAGCCTGCCACGCGAACAGGCGGGCTTCGACATCGCGACCACCCAGTTCCTGCGCGCCCGCGCCGAACAGCGAGCCGACAACCGCCGCGCGATCCTGCTCGAATACCGCTTCCGGCTGCTGGCCGATTGA